The sequence AATTTCAACTTTTTGTTCAAAGCTTATTTTTTCCTTATTTGGATTATTAAAACATAAAGCAATAGCAACTGTTATTGTAAAGGCAACAAGCAAAGGCATATTATCAATTTTATCTGTAAATATTCCAGTACTTGCATAAATTAATAAAAATATTAACAATGGAACCAAACCTAAAAAACTTCCTTTTTTCTTCATAAATACTCCTCCTTATTTTGCTAAATTTAAGATATTAATAATATCTTGCTTATTTAATTGCATAAACCTACCAAGTGTTTCAGAGTTTCCTAGTGCCTTTTCAGCCATTAAAGAAAAATATTCTTCTGTTATTCCATAATCTGATAATTTTAAGTTTATCCCTAAACTCTTAAAAAATTCTTCTAATTTATTTATTCCTTCATCTATATTTACAGTATTAAAAACTTCTTTGAAAAATTTTTCAAATATTTGAGGACGAATATTTTTTGTATATTTCATCCAAGCAGGAAAAATAATTGCCATACCAATACCATGAGTCAAATCATATATTCCACTTATTTCATGTTCAATTCTATGGGAAGCCCAATCTGCAACTCTTCCACAGGCAATCATCCCATTGTGTGCCATAGTCGCTGCCCACATAATTTGTGAACAATAATTATAATTTTTTCTATCTTTCATAAGAAGAGGTCCATATTTTATTACTATTTTCATAGTAGCTTCAATTAAAGAATCACTTAAAGCTGTATCTATTGATTTTGTAAAATATCTTTCCATTAAATGTGATAAAATATCTACAATTCCAGCAGCCATTAATCTATCAGGAATTGTATAACAAACTTCAGGATTTAATATTGCAAATTTTGGAAAATTAACTTCTGTATCACAAACAGCTTTTTGTTTCTTATTTTCATCTGTTATAATAGAGCTTTCAGACATTTCAGAACCAGCTCCTGGAATAGTTAAAACAACCCCTATTCCCAATGTATCTTGAGGAATTCTTTTAGCAGTAAAAAAGTCCCAAACATCCCCATTATCAACAGCTCCAAGTGAAATTGCTTTAGCTGAGTCAATAACACTTGCTCCACCAACAGCTAAAATAAAAGTAATGTTTTCTTCTTTACAAATTTTAATTCCTTCATAAACCAGAGATAACCTAGGATTAGGAACAACTCCTCCAAGTTCAATAAATTCAATATCAAATTCTTTTAATGAAGAGATAACTTTTTCATAAATACCAAGTTTTTTTATTAATTCTCCATCTGCCTCATAATGCAAGAGAATTTTAGGAGTTTTTTTTGAAAAAATTTTAATATTTTTGCCAATTTCACTATAATTATCTTTTCCAAAAATGATTTTAGTATCATTTTTATAATTAAAATTGTCCATAATACCATCTCCTTTAAAAATATGTTTTATTAAAACAATTTGTCTACTTATTATATTTATATATAAAAAATATGAAAAAGTAAAGTTTATTTAAAAAAACTGTACATGAACAGTTTTATAAAAATGCTTGTTTTATTTTTATTTAATAGTAAACTATGAAGAAGAGGAGGTGCTATAATGAAATACGAAGAAGTCATCCAAGATATCAAAGTTAAAATTATTCAAGGTTATTGGAAAGTAGATGATAAGCTACCATCTTTAAGACAATTAGCAAGAAAATATGAAACTTCAAGTAATACCATTGCTTTTGCTTTTCGTATATTAAGAGATGAGGGATATATTTTTTCTATTCCAGCAGTTGGTTATTTTATAAAAAAAAGAAAAGATTTTCAAATAAATAAACAAGTAAAAACTATTTTAAAAAGTTATTATGATGCTGAAAATAAAAATGATAATTTAATAAATTTTACAAGTATTAATTTACTTTCTAAATATATAAATAATAACTTCATATCCTATCTTTTTGAAACACAGAAAAAAAATTTTAATAAAAACAAAACTTTAGAAAATAAATCCTCATTGGTTTCTTGTATTTCCAATCTTTTAGAAGAAGATGAAATTTTTACCTTAGATGAAAATATGATTATTACTTCAAGTTCTCAATTAAGTATTGAGATGATTATTAGATTATTTTCAAATAAAAATAAATTGACAATAGCACTTTCAGACCCAAGTCATTACAGTGTAATTAATATTTTAGAGAAACTTGTTAACATTCGTGGGGTACATCTTTTAGATGATGGATGGGATTTTAAGGATTTTGAAAATATATTATCATTAGAAAAAATAGATTTAGTTTATGTAACACCTAATTTTCATGATCCTTCTGGAATATGCTGGTCTGAAGATAAAAAAATGTATCTTTTAGAATTAGCAGAAAAATTTGATTTTTATATTATTGAAGAAGATAACTATTCTTCTTTATCTTATAGTCAAAAGTACCTTTCATTTAAAAGTTTTGAAAGAATAGGAAAAGAAAGAATTTTCTATATAAGAGATTTTTCAACACTCTTAGGTTCTTTCTTGGGTTTAACTTGTGTAATTGTTCCTCCAAAACTTAAAGATAAATTCTTGATGGAAAAAATTGCTTTTTCTATTATACCTTCACAAGTTCAACAAAATATGTTGGAAACTTTTATAAATAATGGTTATTTTTTCTTCTTTTTAAATAAACTTAAAAATATTTTAAACAATAGACTAAATTATCTTGTAAATGAATTAAAAAATATAGCAGAATTAAAAATTATGCATCA is a genomic window of Fusobacterium nucleatum containing:
- a CDS encoding iron-containing alcohol dehydrogenase; its protein translation is MDNFNYKNDTKIIFGKDNYSEIGKNIKIFSKKTPKILLHYEADGELIKKLGIYEKVISSLKEFDIEFIELGGVVPNPRLSLVYEGIKICKEENITFILAVGGASVIDSAKAISLGAVDNGDVWDFFTAKRIPQDTLGIGVVLTIPGAGSEMSESSIITDENKKQKAVCDTEVNFPKFAILNPEVCYTIPDRLMAAGIVDILSHLMERYFTKSIDTALSDSLIEATMKIVIKYGPLLMKDRKNYNYCSQIMWAATMAHNGMIACGRVADWASHRIEHEISGIYDLTHGIGMAIIFPAWMKYTKNIRPQIFEKFFKEVFNTVNIDEGINKLEEFFKSLGINLKLSDYGITEEYFSLMAEKALGNSETLGRFMQLNKQDIINILNLAK
- a CDS encoding aminotransferase-like domain-containing protein, with product MKYEEVIQDIKVKIIQGYWKVDDKLPSLRQLARKYETSSNTIAFAFRILRDEGYIFSIPAVGYFIKKRKDFQINKQVKTILKSYYDAENKNDNLINFTSINLLSKYINNNFISYLFETQKKNFNKNKTLENKSSLVSCISNLLEEDEIFTLDENMIITSSSQLSIEMIIRLFSNKNKLTIALSDPSHYSVINILEKLVNIRGVHLLDDGWDFKDFENILSLEKIDLVYVTPNFHDPSGICWSEDKKMYLLELAEKFDFYIIEEDNYSSLSYSQKYLSFKSFERIGKERIFYIRDFSTLLGSFLGLTCVIVPPKLKDKFLMEKIAFSIIPSQVQQNMLETFINNGYFFFFLNKLKNILNNRLNYLVNELKNIAELKIMHQPEGGFFIWLKLNRQIDEDIFYELCKNNGLLILPGYIFYEDNRNNAKFRISFASTSLYEIEIGIKKIKKIISYLKEIN